GACGACATCGTCCCCGGCGCGCCGCGCAAGACCCTTCCCTACACGCTGACCAGAGAAGCGATCGAGCTCTACTGCAAATCGGTCGGCGAGGATCACCCGATCTATTTCGACGAGGCCTATGCCAAAACCACCCGCTATGGCGGGCTGATCGCGCCGCCCTCGATCCATATCCTCCTGATGTTTTCCTGCACGCCGGCGGATGACTGGATGCGCTCGCCGGGCACCGTCAATGCCGGGCAGTCCTGGAGCTACAACCTTCCGGCGCGGCCGGGTGACGTGATCCGGCTCGAGGCCCGCGCGCTCGACAAGTTCATCAAGCGCGAGCGGCTGTTCGTGGTGCACGATAACGTCTTCTTCAACCAGCGCGATGAAGTGATCTGCTCCGGCCGCGGCTGGACCATCCGGCCGGTTTGAGGGGAGGGCGCGATGACCACCACATTCGAAAATCTCACTGCCGGCGATGCCATCGACGGACCCACCTTCGCGGTCTCTCGCGAATCCATTCGCCTGTTTTGCGACGCTTCGCTCGACTACAACCCGCTGCATCTCGACGACGACTATATGAAGGGCAGCTTTGGCAAGACCAATTTCGGCGGCATCATCATGCACGGCATGAACAATTTCGGGCTGATCTCGCGGATGCTGACCGACTGGGCCTATCCGCGCGGCGCCATCCATCGCCGGCTGGAAACGCGATGGGTCAAGCCGGTGCGGCCCGGCGACACCATCCAGCCCAGCGGCATCGTCAAGTCGAAGCAGGTGACCAAGAGTTCGCGCTGGGTGCTGATCGACGTCATGGTCCGCAACCAGGCCGGCGACAAGGTCGCGACCGGTGAGGCGATGGTGGAATTTCCGCACGATTGATGGCGGCGGGAGTTGCAGCGCGATGTTGGAATAGTGCCGGTGATTTGCCCGACGTGTCAAAATGTTTTCGCTGTAAAGCCTCCCCGCCAGCGAGCACCTTGCTACTTTGCATGGGGTTGTTTTTGATACTTTTGATTGGGACCGTCTACTCGGCGGGAACGCCAGTCGTTCCGCGGGTCGTCAGCCGGCTGCCCCTGGGCCGATTGGCGAGGTGCGCGTTCGGCGCCACCACGTCGGTGGCGAGGCCGATACCTGCCAGGAAGCGGATGGTGAGCCAGGTGTTGTCGATTTCCCACCAGCGATGACCATGGCGCGCCGAGCGCGGGTCGGCGTGATGGTTGTTGTGCCAGCCTTCGCCGTTGGAGATCAGGCCGACAATGAGGTTGTTGCGGCTGTCCTCGTCGGTCTCGTAATTCCGGTAGCCCCATAGATGGTTCACCGAATTGACCGCCCAGGTAATATGCCAAACCAAAACAGTACGGACGAACACGCCGAACATCAGGATGCTCAGTCCGGTCTGTGTTGCCTCTGATAGCGTTTCCCCGAACAGCCACGCCGTCGCGAAGCCGGCGGCGAAGAACAACGGCATTTGCAGCAGATTGATCCAGACCAGCCCATTATGGCGTTCGAGCGCGACATAGAAGCGATCGCGCAGGATGTCCTTGGCATAACGCTCGTAGATCCCGAGCCGCGACAGTTCGGGCTGG
The Bradyrhizobium sp. KBS0727 genome window above contains:
- a CDS encoding MaoC family dehydratase, which translates into the protein MVQGQPEAKPESEAFETDFWKDANLRKAWDDIVPGAPRKTLPYTLTREAIELYCKSVGEDHPIYFDEAYAKTTRYGGLIAPPSIHILLMFSCTPADDWMRSPGTVNAGQSWSYNLPARPGDVIRLEARALDKFIKRERLFVVHDNVFFNQRDEVICSGRGWTIRPV
- a CDS encoding MaoC family dehydratase, giving the protein MTTTFENLTAGDAIDGPTFAVSRESIRLFCDASLDYNPLHLDDDYMKGSFGKTNFGGIIMHGMNNFGLISRMLTDWAYPRGAIHRRLETRWVKPVRPGDTIQPSGIVKSKQVTKSSRWVLIDVMVRNQAGDKVATGEAMVEFPHD
- a CDS encoding fatty acid desaturase → MANSPIPLPAGVRPFQLNWPYIIVIGAYHVLALLAFLPGYFSWSGLILAIAGTHLCGLFGINLCYHRLLTHRGVTCPKWLEHMMVVIAMSCLQETPARWVAIHRRHHQFADEQPDPHTPLASFFWSHIGWILVHQPELSRLGIYERYAKDILRDRFYVALERHNGLVWINLLQMPLFFAAGFATAWLFGETLSEATQTGLSILMFGVFVRTVLVWHITWAVNSVNHLWGYRNYETDEDSRNNLIVGLISNGEGWHNNHHADPRSARHGHRWWEIDNTWLTIRFLAGIGLATDVVAPNAHLANRPRGSRLTTRGTTGVPAE